One region of Bacterioplanoides sp. SCSIO 12839 genomic DNA includes:
- the tatC gene encoding twin-arginine translocase subunit TatC: protein MSTDQEQPLVSHLIELRNRLLKSVLLVLALFLSMFYFANDLYLIMVEPLSNLLPNTGDMIATGVASPFLVPFKMTMVLAILLAIPFILFQIWSFIAPGLYQHEKKFGIPLLISSIILFYAGIAFAYFVVLPLVFGFFTATGPDGVSFLPDIANILNFILKIFFAFGIAFEIPIATFLMVLTGVTTVQSLSEKRPYIFLGCFVVGMLVTPPDVISQTVLALPMYSLFEIGVLFSRMIKPRENDDDSGENSIAG, encoded by the coding sequence ATGAGTACAGATCAGGAACAACCGCTCGTTTCGCATCTGATCGAGCTGCGCAATCGTTTATTAAAGTCGGTACTGTTGGTGCTGGCGTTGTTTTTAAGCATGTTTTATTTCGCCAATGATCTTTACCTGATCATGGTTGAGCCGCTCTCAAATCTGCTACCCAATACCGGCGATATGATTGCGACTGGTGTTGCCTCACCTTTTTTAGTGCCGTTTAAAATGACCATGGTGCTGGCGATTTTATTAGCCATTCCATTTATTCTGTTTCAGATTTGGTCGTTTATTGCTCCGGGGCTGTATCAACATGAAAAGAAGTTTGGCATCCCGCTGTTAATCTCCAGCATTATTTTATTTTATGCCGGTATCGCTTTTGCCTACTTTGTGGTGCTACCACTGGTGTTTGGTTTCTTTACCGCTACCGGTCCGGATGGCGTATCGTTTTTACCCGACATTGCCAACATCCTGAATTTTATTCTCAAAATCTTTTTTGCTTTTGGTATCGCTTTTGAAATTCCGATTGCCACCTTTCTGATGGTATTAACAGGCGTGACAACGGTGCAGTCATTAAGCGAAAAGCGCCCATATATCTTCCTGGGGTGTTTTGTGGTTGGCATGCTGGTAACACCACCGGATGTGATTTCACAAACCGTACTGGCATTGCCGATGTATTCGTTATTTGAAATTGGTGTGTTGTTCTCGCGTATGATTAAACCGCGCGAAAACGACGACGATTCTGGTGAAAACTCAATTGCCGGGTAA
- the tatB gene encoding Sec-independent protein translocase protein TatB, whose translation MFDIGFLELMVVAILGLLVLGPERLPKAARSLGLLIGKVRRTMSNIQDDLERHARTEELREKLKDPYATFMDDDQKQNTATSAPSSVVDSDTPADQTAAHQTTTPKTATPQTASPSPSSDDHKTS comes from the coding sequence ATGTTTGATATCGGCTTTCTTGAATTAATGGTCGTTGCCATTCTGGGCCTGCTGGTGCTGGGCCCGGAACGACTTCCCAAGGCTGCCCGCAGCCTGGGCCTGCTGATTGGCAAAGTACGTCGTACCATGAGCAATATTCAGGACGACCTTGAGCGTCATGCCCGTACGGAGGAGTTGAGAGAAAAGCTCAAAGATCCGTACGCCACCTTTATGGATGACGACCAAAAGCAGAATACGGCGACCAGTGCCCCATCGTCAGTTGTTGACTCTGACACGCCTGCTGATCAAACAGCAGCACATCAGACAACTACACCTAAGACAGCTACACCCCAGACAGCTTCGCCATCACCTTCTTCAGACGACCATAAAACTTCATGA
- the tatA gene encoding Sec-independent protein translocase subunit TatA has product MLSGISIWQLLIVLAIVIMIFGTKKLRSLGGDLGGAVKGFKKAMNEDPAEKKDEEAKNLTHEKADELEKDADFAETKTAQKSAEPSADKKDQ; this is encoded by the coding sequence ATGCTTAGTGGTATCAGCATCTGGCAATTATTAATTGTACTGGCCATTGTCATTATGATTTTTGGCACCAAAAAACTGCGTTCTCTGGGCGGTGACTTAGGCGGCGCTGTGAAAGGCTTCAAAAAAGCCATGAACGAAGACCCCGCTGAGAAAAAAGACGAAGAAGCAAAAAATCTGACTCACGAAAAAGCCGATGAGTTAGAAAAAGACGCGGATTTTGCTGAAACCAAAACCGCTCAAAAAAGCGCAGAGCCATCTGCTGACAAAAAAGACCAATAA
- a CDS encoding phosphoribosyl-ATP diphosphatase — protein MSDILSALGDILEERKGASKDSSYVASLYHKGLNKILEKVGEEATETILAAKDAETSGDNQDVIYETADLWFHSLVALAQLGERPEAVINELARRFDMSGLEEKASRTPKD, from the coding sequence ATGAGCGATATTCTCTCGGCTTTGGGCGACATTCTGGAAGAACGCAAAGGGGCTTCCAAAGATTCTTCTTACGTTGCCAGCCTGTATCACAAAGGCCTGAACAAAATTTTGGAAAAGGTCGGCGAAGAAGCCACCGAAACCATTCTGGCAGCCAAAGATGCCGAAACCAGCGGTGATAACCAAGACGTTATCTACGAAACCGCCGATTTATGGTTTCATAGCCTGGTGGCACTGGCACAACTGGGCGAACGCCCGGAAGCCGTGATCAATGAACTGGCTCGACGTTTTGATATGTCCGGGCTGGAAGAAAAAGCATCCCGCACACCAAAAGATTAA
- the hisI gene encoding phosphoribosyl-AMP cyclohydrolase — protein sequence MNNWLDAVKWDNDGLVPAIAQDHQTGRILMMAWMNREALELTAKENRAIYYSRSRQKLWRKGEESGHVQQLHELRLDCDADVIVMQVEQIGGIACHTGRESCFYQVFQDGEWVAVDPVLKDPKDIY from the coding sequence ATGAACAACTGGTTAGACGCGGTAAAGTGGGACAACGACGGCCTGGTTCCGGCGATTGCCCAGGACCACCAAACAGGTCGTATCCTGATGATGGCCTGGATGAACCGGGAAGCACTGGAGCTGACCGCCAAAGAAAACCGCGCCATTTATTACTCACGTTCGCGTCAGAAGCTTTGGCGCAAAGGTGAAGAATCCGGTCATGTACAACAGCTACACGAACTGCGCCTGGACTGTGATGCCGACGTGATCGTCATGCAGGTTGAACAGATCGGCGGGATTGCCTGTCATACAGGCCGTGAAAGCTGCTTTTATCAGGTATTCCAAGATGGCGAATGGGTCGCAGTTGACCCGGTATTAAAAGACCCGAAAGACATCTACTGA
- a CDS encoding spondin domain-containing protein — MGLRTLKQIAVLPLISAMLVACGGDDDDDDTPRITAPDPVVEPQPQPQPEPQPQPSQVQLQISLTNLTAGQPQTPAAVIVHRSGYLAFDEGEAASVELEDLAESGSPQALLTAAGTNDAVLKTYAGPAVVAPGGNRTFTMTIDGVSSTEGLYLTGLTMLANTNDAFTGVNNVSLGNMAVGDSMRWNGPVWDAGTEANTETAATMPGPAAGGEGTNAARDDILNKVTFHQGVITSDQGLATSALNNSHRFDQPAVAIRVTRLQ; from the coding sequence ATGGGTTTACGTACTTTAAAACAAATCGCGGTATTACCGCTGATCAGCGCCATGCTGGTCGCTTGTGGCGGTGATGATGACGATGACGACACACCTCGTATTACCGCACCGGACCCGGTTGTTGAGCCGCAACCGCAACCACAGCCAGAGCCTCAACCGCAGCCAAGCCAGGTTCAGTTACAGATTTCGCTGACTAACCTGACAGCAGGCCAACCTCAAACACCTGCCGCCGTGATTGTTCACCGCAGTGGTTACCTGGCCTTTGACGAAGGTGAAGCAGCGTCGGTTGAGCTGGAAGATCTGGCAGAGAGTGGCTCACCACAAGCACTGTTAACGGCTGCCGGTACAAATGATGCGGTATTAAAAACGTATGCGGGTCCGGCGGTTGTTGCTCCAGGTGGTAATCGTACCTTCACGATGACCATCGATGGTGTTTCATCCACCGAAGGTTTATACCTGACTGGCCTGACGATGCTGGCGAATACCAACGATGCCTTCACCGGTGTGAATAATGTCTCACTGGGCAATATGGCCGTAGGTGACAGCATGCGCTGGAACGGCCCGGTTTGGGATGCTGGTACCGAAGCGAATACCGAAACCGCAGCCACCATGCCGGGGCCTGCGGCTGGCGGTGAGGGCACCAATGCTGCTCGTGATGACATTCTGAACAAGGTTACCTTCCATCAGGGTGTGATTACTAGTGATCAGGGTCTGGCGACCTCAGCACTGAATAACTCACACCGCTTTGATCAACCAGCGGTTGCCATTCGTGTAACCCGCCTTCAGTAA
- a CDS encoding spondin domain-containing protein has protein sequence MIKKLATAVGLIAAASAAQAAELEITLTNATQGVYFTPVFAAAHDDNISIFQTGSAASAALELMAEGGAIGDLVTAATNASANVSDGGNSAAPGASNGPVAPGAKVTFNISTDDGNDYLSLAAMLLPTNDGFVGLSNWKIPSEAGTYTINLNAYDAGTEYNDELASSQPNPPFLTTFGNPGGNGVVTSGGTGVGPTGDENGVVHIHRGNLGDLDANGGASDINSAVHRWLNPVARLTVVVQ, from the coding sequence ATGATCAAGAAATTAGCCACAGCAGTGGGTTTAATCGCTGCAGCCAGCGCCGCACAAGCCGCTGAGTTAGAAATCACACTCACGAATGCAACTCAGGGCGTTTATTTCACTCCGGTATTTGCTGCCGCGCACGATGACAACATCAGCATTTTTCAAACCGGCAGTGCCGCCAGCGCCGCGCTGGAACTGATGGCCGAGGGCGGTGCAATTGGTGACCTGGTTACCGCAGCAACCAACGCATCAGCCAATGTTTCTGATGGTGGAAACAGCGCAGCACCTGGCGCTTCTAATGGCCCGGTTGCCCCCGGCGCCAAAGTAACGTTTAACATCAGCACCGACGACGGCAACGACTACCTGTCGCTGGCTGCCATGTTGCTGCCTACCAACGATGGTTTTGTTGGTTTAAGCAACTGGAAAATTCCATCTGAAGCCGGTACCTACACCATCAACCTGAACGCTTACGATGCCGGTACCGAATACAACGATGAATTGGCTTCGTCACAACCTAACCCACCTTTCCTGACGACGTTTGGTAACCCGGGTGGCAATGGTGTTGTGACTTCTGGCGGTACGGGTGTTGGCCCAACCGGTGATGAAAACGGTGTGGTTCATATTCACCGTGGCAACCTGGGTGATCTCGATGCTAATGGCGGTGCTTCGGATATCAACAGTGCGGTTCACCGCTGGTTAAACCCGGTTGCTCGCTTAACCGTTGTTGTTCAATAA
- the ubiB gene encoding ubiquinone biosynthesis regulatory protein kinase UbiB yields the protein MANLWRLWKILFIFTKYRLDSLVPVEQLPLSLRIALWLAPWRLNPVPSKLNRGARLRLALEALGPIFVKFGQILSTRPDLIPDDIVKELRRLQDDVPPFDSDLAIALIEDQLGQKIEQLFSEFSPQPLASASIAQVHTARLPQDSEYGDQEVVVKVVRPGIENTIERDLQLLEFMAKLLVKYSADGRRLKPLEVVEDYRHTIYGELNLQIEASNATQLKRNFADSDSLYLPEVFWEYCRSKVMVSERIYGIPVADIEQLNTQNTNMKVLAERGVEIFFTQVFRDSFFHADMHPGNIFVSRNNPSSPQYIAIDCGIVGTLTEEDQHYLAMNLLAFFNQDYHQVAQLHIDSGWVPPSTKVHEFAAAIRSVCEPIFDKPLAEISFGQVLIQLFSTARRFNMEVQPQLVLLQKTLLNIEGLGRQLYPQLDLWSTAKPYLERWMRDRFGPKAAYQELKRQLPGWIEKAPQIPGLVHGALSRLNHMDENQQSLQQEIVQLHQALQQQQIQKRHQTLGTLTTMAGLFSWWQAFTLGIPEIAGLSLTGLGIVWLLLKA from the coding sequence ATGGCCAACCTCTGGCGACTGTGGAAAATTCTTTTTATCTTCACCAAATACCGCCTCGACAGTCTGGTACCGGTTGAACAGCTGCCATTGTCACTGCGAATTGCTCTGTGGTTAGCACCATGGCGATTAAATCCGGTACCCAGCAAGCTTAATCGTGGTGCCCGTTTGCGTTTGGCACTCGAAGCGCTTGGACCGATCTTTGTAAAATTCGGCCAGATTTTATCGACTCGCCCGGATCTGATCCCCGACGATATTGTTAAAGAGTTACGCCGCTTACAGGATGATGTACCGCCGTTCGACAGTGATTTGGCCATTGCCTTAATCGAAGATCAGCTGGGTCAGAAAATTGAGCAATTGTTTTCAGAATTCTCACCACAGCCATTAGCCTCGGCTTCCATTGCTCAGGTACATACCGCTCGCTTACCTCAAGACAGTGAATACGGCGATCAGGAAGTGGTGGTTAAGGTCGTTCGTCCGGGTATTGAAAACACCATTGAGCGTGACCTGCAATTACTGGAGTTTATGGCAAAACTGCTGGTGAAATATTCCGCCGATGGCCGCCGTCTGAAGCCATTGGAAGTGGTTGAAGATTATCGCCACACGATTTACGGCGAACTCAACCTGCAAATTGAAGCCTCGAACGCCACCCAACTTAAACGTAACTTTGCCGATTCAGACAGCCTCTACCTGCCCGAAGTTTTCTGGGAATATTGCCGCAGCAAAGTGATGGTGAGCGAGCGCATTTATGGTATTCCTGTCGCAGACATCGAACAGCTGAATACACAAAACACCAATATGAAAGTGCTGGCTGAACGCGGTGTGGAAATCTTTTTTACCCAGGTGTTTCGCGACAGCTTCTTTCATGCCGATATGCACCCCGGCAATATCTTTGTCTCACGCAATAATCCATCGTCACCACAATACATTGCGATTGATTGTGGCATCGTAGGTACGCTGACCGAAGAAGATCAGCATTATCTGGCCATGAACCTGCTGGCCTTTTTTAATCAGGATTATCATCAGGTCGCACAATTACACATTGATTCCGGCTGGGTACCGCCCAGTACCAAAGTGCACGAATTTGCCGCAGCGATTCGCAGTGTTTGTGAGCCCATTTTTGATAAACCACTGGCTGAAATTTCCTTTGGCCAGGTGCTGATTCAGTTATTCAGCACCGCCCGCCGCTTTAATATGGAAGTTCAACCACAGCTGGTGCTACTGCAAAAAACCCTCCTGAACATTGAAGGCCTCGGTCGCCAGCTTTATCCGCAACTGGATTTATGGAGCACGGCCAAACCGTATCTGGAACGCTGGATGCGCGACCGCTTTGGCCCGAAAGCGGCCTACCAGGAATTAAAACGTCAGCTGCCCGGCTGGATCGAAAAAGCACCTCAGATTCCCGGCCTGGTTCATGGTGCATTATCTCGCCTGAACCATATGGATGAGAATCAGCAATCGTTGCAGCAAGAAATTGTGCAGCTGCATCAGGCACTGCAACAACAACAAATTCAGAAGCGTCACCAGACCTTAGGTACCTTAACCACAATGGCTGGTTTGTTCAGTTGGTGGCAGGCCTTTACGCTGGGCATTCCTGAAATTGCCGGTTTATCGTTAACCGGACTTGGCATTGTCTGGTTATTATTAAAGGCCTGA
- a CDS encoding SCP2 domain-containing protein has translation MGALTSLITRLGNNPTLLQGVLVPLEASINQLLQQDPATLQVFADHAGRLLCVQIDGFSAVYLRLSDHGVSLSLHNEAQPDVTMSGRLSDFIALAKADDKANQLINSAIDMDGDTELSITLTKVLQQLDIDWEALIQPLTGSLLAHQLGKGLRGLMKWGRSTSTTYTVAAKEYLEDEAQVVTPEPQLSEFASQVDELRLATDRLQARITFLES, from the coding sequence ATGGGCGCACTCACCAGTTTGATCACACGCTTGGGGAATAATCCCACACTGCTGCAAGGCGTTCTGGTGCCACTTGAGGCATCAATCAATCAACTGCTGCAACAAGACCCGGCAACACTGCAGGTGTTTGCTGACCATGCCGGGCGTTTGTTGTGTGTTCAGATTGATGGTTTCAGCGCCGTGTATCTGCGTCTCTCCGATCATGGGGTCAGTCTCAGCCTGCACAATGAAGCGCAGCCGGATGTCACTATGTCGGGCCGTCTCAGCGATTTTATTGCGCTGGCCAAAGCCGATGACAAAGCCAATCAGTTGATCAACAGCGCCATTGATATGGACGGCGATACCGAGTTATCCATCACCCTCACCAAGGTACTGCAACAACTGGATATTGATTGGGAAGCCCTGATCCAGCCACTGACCGGCAGCTTGCTGGCTCACCAGTTGGGCAAAGGATTGCGTGGCCTGATGAAATGGGGACGCTCAACCAGCACGACCTATACCGTTGCGGCCAAAGAATATCTCGAAGACGAAGCTCAGGTGGTGACTCCAGAACCGCAACTCAGTGAATTTGCCAGCCAGGTCGATGAACTGCGCTTAGCCACCGATCGCCTTCAGGCCCGTATCACTTTCTTAGAATCTTAA
- the ubiE gene encoding bifunctional demethylmenaquinone methyltransferase/2-methoxy-6-polyprenyl-1,4-benzoquinol methylase UbiE, with protein sequence MSDNKTHFGYQTVDSEKKQAMVADVFHSVAAKYDVMNDLMSFGVHRLWKRFTIDMSGVRPGDKVLDLAGGTGDLTKKFSKIVGPTGGVVLADINSSMLNVGRDRLTDQGYVGNIEYVQANAECLPFADDTFDVITIAFGLRNVTDKDKALRSMARVLKPGGRLLVLEFSKPTNPLMSKAYDLYSFTALPFMGKVVANDSESYKYLAESIRMHPDQETLKGMMEDAGLVRCTYHNMTSGVVALHRGIKP encoded by the coding sequence ATGTCAGACAATAAAACACACTTTGGTTATCAGACCGTTGATTCCGAAAAAAAGCAGGCCATGGTGGCCGATGTTTTTCACTCGGTGGCGGCAAAATACGATGTGATGAATGACCTGATGTCATTCGGTGTTCATCGTTTGTGGAAACGTTTCACCATTGATATGAGTGGTGTACGCCCGGGCGATAAAGTATTGGACCTGGCCGGTGGTACCGGTGACCTGACCAAAAAGTTCTCTAAAATTGTTGGACCAACCGGCGGTGTGGTGCTGGCTGACATTAACTCGTCGATGCTGAATGTCGGCCGTGATCGCCTTACAGATCAGGGTTATGTCGGTAATATCGAATACGTTCAGGCCAATGCCGAATGCCTGCCGTTTGCAGACGATACTTTTGATGTCATCACCATTGCCTTTGGCCTGCGTAATGTCACCGACAAAGACAAAGCCTTGCGCTCGATGGCTCGGGTATTAAAGCCCGGCGGCCGTTTACTGGTACTGGAATTCTCCAAACCAACCAACCCGCTGATGAGCAAAGCCTATGACCTGTATTCCTTCACCGCGTTGCCGTTTATGGGCAAGGTCGTGGCTAATGACTCTGAGAGTTATAAATACCTGGCGGAATCCATCCGTATGCACCCGGATCAGGAAACCCTGAAAGGTATGATGGAAGACGCCGGTCTGGTGCGCTGTACTTATCACAATATGACCAGCGGTGTTGTCGCACTGCACCGGGGCATTAAACCCTGA
- a CDS encoding DUF1145 domain-containing protein — protein sequence MIIMNKIAMLVFWLLAVIAWQQGWQDWLGLLPTIALAVAGIHVLEVAYFWFALKKRSDKPVLDALQILIHGIFHMQRFIKAESEN from the coding sequence ATGATCATCATGAATAAAATCGCCATGCTTGTTTTCTGGTTGCTGGCTGTTATTGCCTGGCAACAAGGGTGGCAGGACTGGTTAGGCCTGTTGCCTACCATTGCGCTTGCGGTGGCGGGTATTCACGTACTGGAAGTGGCGTATTTCTGGTTTGCGCTGAAAAAGCGCAGTGATAAACCGGTTCTGGATGCGCTGCAGATATTAATTCACGGTATTTTCCATATGCAGCGTTTTATTAAGGCTGAAAGTGAAAACTGA
- a CDS encoding TolC family outer membrane protein, with the protein MKKILTLSAAIIASNLSQAADLSTIYQYAVSNDAEIAVARANREANSYNVGTARGGLLPQASLNYSVTQIDVESDVSGVGSVPERNYDQNQLQLQASQALFNLNSWYTYQSAVAGDDVAEYQLQLSEQQLLLRSAQTYFNVLRSQDNLSAAQAEEKAVKRSLEQTQQRFDVGLIAITEVHEAQAGYDLSYVNLLGQEANVDISYEALERLTGNYFDTVTPLRADVAMEMPQPAVADEWLASGMAKYAGLRLAEANKEAVRLQRNATRSNHLPSVNLIASYTDGDQPSFTGDDTYNQETTAIGVQLSVPLLAGGSLYSQSKQSAKQFAASEYQLENERRTVKQNIRSLFRLVKTDVLNVKARKQAIVSAESALEATETGYEVGTRNIVEVLDAQRNLFRAQSDYANARYDYIENLLNLKFYAGTLNPKDIEMLNGWLAQPAPAPQATPSATQDPSATQSPAAAPASQPTTQS; encoded by the coding sequence ATGAAAAAAATCCTGACTCTGAGTGCTGCCATTATCGCCAGCAACTTGTCGCAAGCTGCCGACCTTAGCACCATTTACCAATATGCGGTCAGCAATGACGCAGAAATTGCGGTGGCTCGCGCCAACCGTGAAGCCAACAGTTATAACGTCGGCACTGCTCGTGGTGGCTTATTACCTCAGGCCAGCCTGAACTACAGTGTCACTCAGATTGATGTGGAGTCTGATGTTTCTGGAGTCGGCAGCGTACCCGAACGAAACTACGACCAAAATCAATTGCAACTGCAGGCATCGCAGGCACTGTTTAACCTGAACAGCTGGTATACCTATCAGTCTGCCGTTGCCGGTGATGATGTGGCGGAATATCAGCTGCAATTATCAGAGCAACAACTGCTGTTACGCAGTGCACAAACCTACTTCAATGTCTTGCGCTCACAAGACAATCTATCGGCTGCTCAAGCAGAAGAAAAAGCGGTTAAACGCTCTCTGGAGCAAACCCAACAACGTTTTGATGTGGGTTTGATTGCCATCACCGAAGTACACGAAGCACAAGCCGGTTATGACTTAAGTTACGTGAACCTGCTGGGCCAGGAAGCCAATGTGGATATCAGCTATGAAGCACTGGAGCGCTTAACCGGTAATTACTTTGATACCGTGACACCACTACGAGCCGATGTGGCGATGGAGATGCCTCAGCCTGCCGTCGCCGATGAATGGCTGGCGTCTGGCATGGCCAAATACGCGGGGTTACGTCTGGCAGAAGCCAATAAAGAAGCGGTTCGCTTGCAACGTAACGCCACACGCTCCAACCACTTACCATCGGTTAATCTGATTGCTTCTTACACCGACGGTGATCAGCCATCATTCACTGGTGACGATACTTACAATCAGGAAACCACCGCCATTGGTGTGCAGTTATCGGTACCATTGCTGGCTGGTGGCTCGTTATACAGTCAAAGCAAACAATCGGCTAAGCAGTTTGCAGCGTCGGAATATCAGCTGGAAAATGAACGCCGTACGGTCAAACAAAACATCCGTAGTTTATTCCGCCTGGTGAAAACCGATGTGCTGAATGTGAAAGCCCGTAAGCAGGCCATTGTTTCCGCAGAAAGTGCTTTAGAAGCCACTGAAACCGGTTATGAAGTGGGTACCCGTAATATTGTGGAAGTGCTGGATGCCCAGCGTAATCTGTTCCGTGCGCAGAGTGATTACGCCAATGCCCGTTACGACTACATTGAAAACCTGCTGAATCTGAAGTTTTATGCGGGCACGCTGAACCCTAAAGACATTGAGATGTTGAATGGTTGGTTGGCTCAACCTGCTCCGGCACCACAAGCAACACCGTCGGCCACTCAAGACCCGTCAGCAACGCAAAGTCCAGCAGCCGCACCAGCAAGTCAGCCAACAACACAAAGCTAA
- a CDS encoding NUDIX domain-containing protein has protein sequence MTARSETPLSSAVLRRAEFSASDVEVVQQERSFNGFFAIDTVTLKHKRFEQGWTEEFTRELFERGEAVCVLLYDPDRDCVVLAEQFRIGALNDERSPWLLELVAGMVEPGESYVEVAERETQEEAGCDFYQLIPICNYWVSPGGTSERVQLYCGLIDSAGVGGIHGLEQENEDIRLHTLHFEQAYGAIETGVINNAATIMALQWLKIHHGQYCKR, from the coding sequence ATGACTGCAAGATCGGAAACCCCATTGTCTTCTGCGGTTTTACGCCGGGCCGAATTCAGTGCATCAGACGTTGAAGTCGTTCAGCAAGAACGCAGTTTTAATGGATTTTTTGCGATTGATACGGTGACGCTGAAACACAAACGCTTCGAACAGGGCTGGACGGAGGAATTCACCCGTGAATTGTTTGAGCGCGGTGAAGCCGTGTGTGTTTTGTTGTATGACCCTGACCGCGATTGTGTGGTGTTAGCCGAGCAGTTCCGTATTGGTGCTTTAAACGATGAACGTTCACCGTGGTTACTTGAGCTGGTGGCTGGCATGGTGGAGCCGGGCGAGTCGTATGTGGAGGTGGCTGAGCGTGAAACCCAGGAAGAAGCCGGTTGTGACTTTTACCAGCTCATACCCATTTGTAATTATTGGGTATCACCCGGCGGAACCAGTGAACGGGTGCAATTGTATTGTGGTCTGATCGACAGTGCCGGTGTAGGAGGAATTCATGGGCTGGAGCAGGAGAATGAAGACATTCGACTGCACACTCTGCACTTCGAACAGGCTTATGGTGCGATTGAAACCGGGGTGATTAACAATGCTGCTACCATTATGGCGCTGCAATGGTTGAAGATTCATCATGGCCAATATTGCAAGCGTTAG
- a CDS encoding DUF1249 domain-containing protein has product MLRKKRYVPDLQELSSLAEKNYLRFFKLFPQMEAGSERTFIIRGSGEHEARIIIRVEEVHPYTTMLEIIQQGLSPEWIQPPRMQVRLYHDANMAEVLSYQNQKRFEGRYQYPNPTMRLPDEKLQLNRFLADWLDHCLHYGHVDTPFAFTPDLS; this is encoded by the coding sequence TTGCTGCGTAAAAAACGTTATGTGCCTGACCTGCAGGAGTTGTCATCGCTGGCCGAAAAAAACTACCTGCGCTTTTTTAAACTGTTCCCGCAGATGGAAGCAGGCAGTGAGCGCACCTTTATAATTCGTGGTTCGGGTGAGCATGAAGCACGGATCATTATCCGTGTCGAAGAAGTGCACCCCTACACCACCATGTTAGAAATTATTCAACAGGGGTTGAGCCCGGAGTGGATTCAGCCGCCAAGAATGCAGGTACGTTTGTATCATGATGCCAACATGGCTGAAGTATTGAGTTACCAGAATCAGAAACGCTTTGAAGGACGTTATCAGTACCCGAACCCAACGATGCGCTTACCCGATGAAAAATTACAGTTAAACCGATTTCTGGCGGATTGGCTGGATCATTGCCTACACTATGGTCATGTGGATACGCCGTTTGCGTTTACCCCTGATCTGTCATGA